Part of the Sorghum bicolor cultivar BTx623 chromosome 1, Sorghum_bicolor_NCBIv3, whole genome shotgun sequence genome, CCATGTTTGTGTGTGGTCCCAAAAAAcgagaaaaaaaagaacttGTGAAAAAGGCAAAAAAATCAAAGGagtcaccttcatccatctagAAGCGTCTCTTTATTCTTGTTTGTTTTTCTTCCATTGCGGAACCGCCTCTACGTCGCTCATGGCCCTGCGCTCCCAACGCCGTGGCCGTGCGCCAGCCTTGCCCCCGCACTCGCTACCGGTGGTCGTCAAGCTCCGACTGTCCACACGCCTCCGCCTTATTCTGAGCTTACCCGTGTGGCTCCTCCGCATCCTCCCTCAGCGGCGTCGAGGATGCGCTCGCCCGCGCGGTGGCTGGGCGAATCTCGTCGGGCGGCCGAGCTCCGCGGCTAGAGGTCGTCCGCTTCTTCCCCGATTTTGGCCGGTGAGTCCCCACTTCTTTCCTGTCCTTAAGCTGATGGACCCTCTGCCGCCGATTCGCGCGGCCGCCCAACCCTGCGCTTTCTCGTGCTAAGATATCCCTGCTCTCTCCTGAAAGCCCTACTTTGGTTCTGGATAATTGataaaaccctagtactaacctctatactaagtgtgtatagacttaatgaggttggtacataccaagtgatggagcaagtgatgatcatggtgatgatgaccacaaggtgatcaagtgctcaacttggaaaagaagaaagagaaaaacaaaaccctatggagatatTGCTGAGGGTTTtagtttggtgatcaagacaccatagaaggtgtaatcacatttaggatagatagtcgtactataaagaggggaattctttggctaagcggttatcaagtgccactaggtgtcattgttcatatgcatgcatttagaacctagtgagctaacttaactccttcgaagaaaatgattataaaaatgctaacacacttgcacttgttggtacacacatggtggtgttgacacactttgagaaggaggaggagtttgaagggtagagagggtttgggttcctctcggcaggattcagcgcttttgagaaaataaaatgcttattttctattgcgtcggtgggaaattttggagaagttgcggaaacactcaccggacgctggcccagaggcaccggacgcagtgcCTGTGCGTCTGGTGTGCTGTCTGCTTCTTGCGGTGTCacggttaagcaccggacgctctgcaccggatGTGGGCTAGACCCtgtgtgtgcgtccggtgtggtctgACTTCAGCAGAGAgtttgactgagagcaccggacgctcagggtgtgtCCGGTGGTAAGCCTCCGATGTCCTTGCGtttttgcagagctctctgggtaagggaccggacgctctagagcgcgtccggtggtctgggtccggtgaccccgcgtgtttgcagatctctctgcgcacgagtctggTGTCTTAAGTGCGTCTGGTGGTTTGTAGACGACCGTTAGACTTCGACGCGTGAGATTCAAAGAGCTGACATGTGGCTGcttttggagcaccggacgccctATTCCAGCGTTCGGTGCCTCACCTGCAGCGAGTCTGGTGACCCTGTGTTttacccagtgaaagagccaacgactctatttgtttgaggggtttATAAATAGttattggccggcttggggctcactctcttagcATTCTAGCATTTGACATCCTTGtgggcctaagcaaacacctctcactcatcttcttcatagattaaacatctttgtaagattgggagtgattccaagtgcatttgcatgagtgattgcatctagtggcacttagggatcgttctagctgtggttttcttgttactcttgttggttgccgccacctagacggcttggagcagcggaggagcattgacacgagttggtgattattcgtggccatctcccggtgattgtgaggggttttgtaccttccccggcggagagccgaaaggtaactgtagtggattgctcgtgtcattgagttaccttacTTGCGGGTCGGTCCTTGCGGTGCTCGTGGTGAGTTTGGGTGTGGAATCCCAATTAACCGCCGGACCacgaagtgttggtcgacacaacggggacgtagtgtgccggcaagcacgtgaaccttgggagaaaaattttatctctctttgtctcccttGGTTATttggtgattgattggattcTTGGTTATCTTGgatattctcttgtgattggatCAATCTCCTCTACACAGTGGTATAACATCTCTAACTCAACTTTGCATTACTCTCTTTTACATTCTCGCAAAACTACAGTAGCTTACTTGTAtaaaaactttaggtagctctctagtgtaagtagagacttagattgtgtgtgcctagtgattatagcaAGTAGAATTAttggttaggtggcttgcaaacacccctttagagctagagcaaaagcttcgctttgttatttactaacctcttgctcaagtgagtttgtagaaattttttaataggctattcacccccctctaaccATATTAGGATCTTTCATCCCCGCCCTCGCACTCCTTACTGCGTTGGCTCGTCGGTGCGCCTCGCGTTCTgacttgcttttttgatgaagCTTCCGGCGAGATAGCGAGCGCGAGTACCAGGTCCGTCCGCTCTGGTTTCATCTCCATATCACACGCCCTGCTCTTCCTCTGCGGCTTGCTCTCGGTTCCGTACGAATCGACGCGAAGAGATGTACAACGCGTGGAAGCAGGAACATGGCTCGGACTTGGTGGCAGAAAATCTATTGGCATACTGAAATTTTGGTCTGCCCAAAACTTTAGTCTGTCCAAAACTTTCTGTCTGCCCCGCCAGTCCGGAATCTGCTCTGATACGTAgtggaagaagaaaaaaatttaaaacttttctAGTGTTCCCAATACAAAATTTCCTATACACATTAAAGCATGTTAAAAGTAAGAAAAATACAGGGGCCTAAGTGTAAAGCTGTCCCCTCCCCTCTGTCCGGCCCGGCACGCTGGCCGCTCGGTCTTCGTCCGGAATTGCCCGGGCTCGCTGATCGAAGAGTAAAAAGAAATAGAAGTTTTTCTAGGGTTCTCAATGTAAAATCTTCTATACACATCATACCACGTCGAGAATAAGAAAAGTATAGGAGCCTATATACAAAATGTTTGTCCTAttagtttacttttcttttattctttaaatcggttgaaaattaataaatacacagtaatttagaaaaatcaaaaaattacaaaacaaattttgttcagctctaaATATGTacatccatgcagtaaacaaaaaatatcacaaattttaatatattttttgcTGGAGATGTTTGCTattctttttagtgtaaaattgaattatagttatcttgctccaattattatgaaaattctattatagcctatttaatgtgatgcttgatttgtgataaaagttttagcacaattcctgcatatctcactgatttacttaaatttatgcttgaggatgcttccactacctttgcacgatgtgttgttatgtcatatgaacactttaTAAGCCCATGTattcataatctacatacatttaactgatatatcatattttataggaatcctaatctaaataaaaaaagttagcaacaaacttctcatgttttaatataatactaaggtatattaagaggtaatattagagtaagataatatttgattaatttattttttattattaaataaatatgtctccaagatatatattattgtaaatattaactatctaataccatagatgtcatggttatcaataaaataaatatggactttaaattttataaaaaggataaatataacTAGACATACAAtattatgtcatcactttctatggtcatttgatatttttcttccgTTGTAACGCACGGGACATATTtgctagtaataataataataaagaggAAAAATTTCAGTCCATCTTAGATTTTTCATCCAACCTATAATCTAAATTGACTCAGTTATGACCAATTCACTCGAGATTGGAGTAGTATTGGCAGCGCCGCAGCCGGTCTTTCTCGGTTCGAGCCGTCTTTCTGTGTTAGGTGGGCTGGGTCGCCTTGCGTTTTGGTGGGAAAGTGGCGGGGCATATATATATTACATAGACTGATAGCTAGAAATACTTAAAATACATCATATATTATTATTAAGAACTTAATTAATGGTTATTTtgtcttttaaaaaaaacaagtgTATATAGGTTTATTATCATGACTCACGATCATAGTATCTTCTTGTGCCCAATAATTTGTCTTCTATTATAACTAACTAACCACAAATGCTTTTTCAATTCAAATACAGGCATGTTTGTCTACTCTTTTCAGATCGAAATACAAGGAGCTCGTCAACCCTTTTACATTTATATCTTATCATTTTATACTTAGATTCTTATTTAGAGTACTTGGAGAAGAGGGgtctatttagattaggataTGATTCTTATGGAAGAAAGTGTCTACATCAAGGATGGTTGTCTCTGCCTACCGTAAGATAAGATCAAGGCCACCACCGCTAAATATAGATAATGAGATGGACAAAACTTAGAAATCGACAATGATCCTGTTGCAACGTAcgagcacttttgctagtatatatatagaggACCCTACTATTTAGCATCCTGGCTTATAAAAACTGAGTAATATTTGAGCGCACCGTCGTGATACCAGGCCGCCGGTGAGCCTTAGGGGAGCTTGGTTTCATCCGGTAAACTTTAccgcccgtcacatcgaatatttagacactaTAGCATGACGTACTaattactaaatatagactacttacaaaactaaaaacacgctagagagtaatttgcgagacgaatattttgagtctaattagtctatgattggacagtaatttttaaataaaacaaaaatgctacagtacatgTTAAACTTTACCAACCCCAACCAAATACCCCTTAAATAGTCAGCATTTGTAATTAAAAGTAACTTTTTTAATAGTAGTCAGCGTTTGTAGATGATGACCATGCGTTGGCTAAGACGTAAATAGGCTCCAGCTTTAAAGGGGTTAATTGCATTGATGAGGTGCCATCCCCATGCGCTTGATCAGGGGGAAGTGAGATTTTTTTATATTAAAATTGGATAGACACATCGTGTATCCCGGCACGCAGCCTGCCTGGATTTTTTTgctaattttttttattctcCATATTTACCTATGACGTGGACAAAGTAAATTTTATTACTAATGATATCATTTGGCTTATAAATAATTCCATGTAGACTTTCATATAATAAGATTTATTGTAATAATCACCAGCATTTTTTGATATAATAATATCATTTTGTTCAATAAATAATTTCATTCTAACCCATGTGCAGACGTGCAGTCAAATTGCCTATCATAGTCACCCTGGCGTATGATCATGTCAGACTATTTTTATTACTAATAATATCATTAGTGCTTATAAATAATTCTATCTAGGCCTATGTGTAATAAATTTGCTGTAATAATCACTGCCGAGTCTGGTATACGGTCAGCCTATTTTCATTACTTTATCATTCGGTCAATAAATAATTACATATGGACCTGTGTGTAATAATCAAAGGACAGTTGTTAGTCAAGCCTTTGGGGAGGCTATTTTTTATTACTAAACATTATTGTTTGGGACTATACAAAGACTTGTGAGCAGTAAAtttgcttatgatatgcgtaatAAAATTTGTTCTAATAGTCAGTTACGTGTCAGGTCTTTAGCGAGACAATTTTTTATTACTAAACATTATTGTTTGGGACTATAAATAATTATGTCAAGACTTGTGAGCGGTAAATTTGCTTATGATGATCAACGGGGCATCCGTTATCCAGACATGATAATTTTTATTACTAATAGGGTCAATTGGATCTATAAATAATTTCAATCCTGCATAGTAAAATTTATTGTAACAATATGATAATATAAGTAATAAAAAAGTTAACCTGATCGCTAAAATTGGCATAGGAAAATTTATTGTTGACATTCGTTGATGGAATTATTTACTTAACCAAATAATAGTTTGAGTAATGAAAAATAATCTAACTGAAGACCGGATACGCTGATGACATAGGCAAATTAACTACTCACAGGGCATGGTGGAGTTATTTAATTACCAAAATTATACTATCAATAATAAAAAGTAGCCTGAACACATCGGAGAGTGTGAGTAATAAAAAATAGCTTGACTAAAATTATGGTAATTTTTTAATTACTGGTACTATCACTTTATTTAGTATATTATATCTTAGCTTGTGAGTGGTTAATTTGCCTGTGCTAATCACTGGGTGTCAGGTCAAGTTGTTTTTTTATAACTGATCTATCATTTTGTTTGGTAAATATTACATCGTGGCTtgtgagtagttaattcatttgGTTTATAAAAAATTCCGTGCAGACCTATGTAtagtaaaatttattataatagTCACTGGCATGTTTTGTTGTAATAATATCATTTCAGTTAATAAATTATTTCATTCTAACCCGTGTGCAGTCAAATTGCCTATCATAGTCacgtatggaaattaattttcaaACTGGTTAATTTTTCAAACAAAAGTAAAAGTTTCATGTTCTTTGCCCGGTCAAAATAATGTTCCATAAAAAGTATAGTGTCATTCGGATATTGCAAAATAGAGAGCCTCCATCAATTAGGTACGGTAATGATATACTTAAGACGTCCGTCCGTTCGGACGTTGCTGTCCACTCATTTCGCTCCTCCTCGATGCCTTCTTATCCACTCATTCTTTTCCACTCTACTCTTTTCTCTCGTCTCGCTGCCGCCCGCCGCTCCCACCATGCGGTCGCACTTCCTGCCGCGCCAATGGTGAGTcgctcctccctccctcctcgCTGCGACCCACGCGCCCTCGAAGCCACCGGAGTAGAGCGTGACGGTGGTAGCATCCAGTGAGCGGCGCAGCTCTCTTTCTCCCTGCCCTTTCTCCCTCGCTCTCATAACATCCATGCATCTGGAGATGGAGAGAACGGCGCGGCTCCGACGAGGTAGGTGGGGAGGGATTTGGATCTGAGGCCTCCCTCTCCCTTTTTCCTCCCTCCTCTTTTGTGGATCTGGATCTAGGCCCTCCTCTGCTCCTCCTTCTCCTCTTCCTCTAGGTCTAGATCTATGAGATGTGTTGGCTAGGGTTCCGGCGAGCTCTTGGGATTCAGTGCTCTCGCGTGTTGTAATAGTGGTTATTTGCAGTTTTTCAGGTGATGTTGCAGTAGGATAGGGTTTTCGGCAAGCTCTCGGCTTCAGATTTTGTCATTGTTGCAATGGTTCTTTCTAGACGTTGCAGTAGGTTTCAGTCGTTGTTGCAGTATTGTGTTTTTGAGATGTTTCAGTTGCTTCAATCTGCATGTTGTAGTATTTTGTTTTATGTTATTACAACAGTTGTTACTATGTCTATGGTGTTTCAGTTGCTCCATCCAATGCTTCAATCTGCACTGTTGTATTAGTTGTTGCATATTGTTGCAACAATTGTTCGATGTTGTTGTAATACTATGTCCATGGTGTTTCGGTTGCTCCATCCAATGCTTCAACCTATGCTATTGTATTAGTTGTTACATGTTGTTGCAACAGCCGTTCGTTGTTGTTGTAATACTATGTTTATGGTGTTTCAGCTGTTCTAACCAATACTTCAATCTGTATGTTGTAGTAATTGTTTGCATGTTgttgcagcagttgttcattgtTTGTTGTAATACTATGTTTATGATATTTCAGCTACTTCAACTTGTTTGTTGTAGCAGTATGTCATGTGCTGTTGCACTATCATGCATATTTGTGTTGCAGCGTCAAGTATAGAGGCAGGCTGTAGGGACGAGTTAGCGGCAGGTAGATCTACTAGGGGCTGACAAGGCGAGGGGCGGGGCGGATCCCATGCTCGTGGGGTGGGGCACAGACTCCTTGCACGGGGAACGGACGAAGGGCGGTCCTCCGTGCGGGCGAGTGGCGCAGGGGCGAGTTGGTTGGGAGGGAACGGACAAGAAACAATCGTCTGTGCGGGGCGAGTGGGGAAGGGGGGAGTTGGTTAGGGGCGGGtggagttttcttttcttttttttcttcttctttatgGTGGCGCGGGTGGTGGGCTCGGCGTCCGGACGCGTTACTGGCGCcggacgtccgggcgctagcaGTCCCGTACTAGGTATGGTACTAAACCGGTTATCTGTCCATCTTCTTTTGTTCTTGATATTAGTACAGTCAACATATCAGCTACAAGAATATTTTGAAACTCACATTAAGAAGGCAAATAGGACGAAATTGCTTAATATGTGTGGCCTCTTTCTGCTTTGGTAGCAGTGTTATAATAATACCAAAATTAAGACTAAAAAGATTCAAAGTCTCATTATGAAACTCCTTAAATAAAGCCATAAGATCATGTTTGATAATTTCCCAGAATGCTTGGTAGAATTCCGCTAGGAACCCATCTAGTCCTGGCACTTTTATTGTGTTTCATTTGAAAATTGCCTCTAACCTCTTTGTCAGTAAAAGGTGCAATTAATTTCTCATTGTTTCCAGCTGATACTTGTGGTGTATCGTTCCTCCTAAACTTATCCATAGTGAAATCTTCACACGCATTGGGACCAAATAGGCCCTTGTAATATTGTGTGATATAAATTTTCAATTGTTCGTCACCTTTTATAATGTAAGTGACATCTTCAAGCTGAAAGATGTGTGTTTTCTGGTGTCTACCATTTGCTATCAACTAGAAATACTTTGTATTGCCATCTTGTTTCAATAGTTGTTGTGTTTTTGATCTTTGGTAGCACCGAATTTCCTCTTCTCTCAGCAATTGGACTAGCCTTTCTTTTAAACAACattttaaatcaatttcatGTTGTTGTAGCACCACGGATTCAGCTTTTTTGTCAAAATGGTCTATCTAGCACCCTCTGTGCTTCACTGTTGTTTTAAGCATTTTTTAATTAGTTAAAGGCATTCTTTAATTCAATGTCGTCCCTGCCTACAACAAGAAATTATTATATTTGGAAGCAAGAGAACTTTTATTGTTGTAATATGTACGTATATGTATGTAGAAATACTATTATGTGGAAACTCGCTAGAAGCACACACAGACGTTCACGCATACACAAGATGTGCGAAAAGCTCGCGACGCATGGCGCGACTGTCTGACGACTGACGACGACGACATCAAATTCAAAtctgagcagcagcagcagcagcagcaccatcGCCGGGCTCGTCGCCCCATCTGGAGGGGCAGAAGGTGATGACGTACTCCTGCGCGTAGCACCCGCTGGCCGTGGCGGCGGTGGTGTCGTACGCGTAGCTGTAGTACGCCGGGCAGGCGTCCTTGAAGAGGCGCGAGTACACGGTGCCTCGGCAAGTCGCCGGCGTCGCGTACGCGCCGCGGCAGCAGAAGGCGTCGAGCCCGAACGCCAGGCACGCGCTCTTGCACGCCACCACCGTcttgccaccgccgccgccgccgcctgtagCGGTCACCTGCAGCTCCGGCGGGCACACCGCGTTCACGTTCTTGGCGCAGCCGGCGATGGCGCACTTGTTCGGGTCGGCGCCCGTGCCGGTGGCGGAGACGGCCACGGGGAGGTTGTACCCGTCCACCAGGCTCACGTCGTAGGAGCTCCCCTTGGCGTGCAGGCTCACCTCGACGAGCGTGGCCGGCGGGGCGCCCACGGACCCGTTGCAGGCGAGCCGGCCCTCGCAGTCGCCGGTGAGGCAGCCGGTGGCGCCCACGCCGCCGTTCGCGGTGAAGTTGCACCCAGTGCGTGCCCAGAAGCGGCCGTTCCAGGTGGCTGGAGCGTCGACGCGCCTCGACTTGCCCGGCGGGACGTAGaagccgccgccggcgagcacCGGGTGGCCGGTGTTGGGGGCGGACGCCGGCCACACAGGGAACGGGCATTTGTTCGCCACGTGGAAGACGATGGCGTCGGCGGCGAGCACCATgggtcctgctcctgctcctgcagccACGAAACTAACAAGAGCCATGAGCGCACAGGAGAGGAGCGGATGACGAGGAGCACCGGAGGTCGTCCACGCCGAGTGGTGATGGTCCGCCATCTCTTAGCCTCGGTCGTCCCTACCGCTGGCTCTGAAGGACGTTGTTGCTGCGGGGAAGCCCGCGAGATATGACGACGACGGGGCGGAGATTTATTATAAGTGAAGAGTGCCAAACAGGCTTCTTTTTCTTTGTCTTAACGGAGGCCCAAGCTTTTAGGCTTAGAGGGGGCTTTGTTAGTGTGACTTGCATTCCAATGGAAGCAAAGGCAGCCATGCCCATGACCATGACTGGAGAACGTGAACGGGGGAGAGCGAGGTGATGAGGCCGGCCAGCAGGCAGTCCACCTTGTGGTGCATGCACGCGCAACACCTTAAACGGTGTGGTGTTTAATGGCAAAATTGTGGTTTATTGGAACCATTTTTTCAATTAATACAATCAAAACTGAATTTTATAAAAGGTTTGGACTGTGGATACCAAAAACTAAGAACACAGGGTTTAAAGCCTGTTTCTAAATAATTTTGAAATGGGCAGCACTGTAGATTGATTACGTCAAAACGGAAGGGTTTTTCTACAAAACCCTAGGGCTGACCGTGTTGACTGGTATCACTCGGTCGCTGCTTGCGTGGCACTGACGTGGTGGTCAAGCTAGCTCTGCTGCCTTCGTTGACTCGTGCATGCAGGGCGGATCTGGACCGTCGAAAATGGATCGGATGGGCGGGGGGTGGGTGCTCAACTAGGTTGACTCAGATGGCGTCGGTCATCGACAACGGTTACACGGCGATGCACCAAGGAAGACGACATTAACTCGCCAGAGCTCAGAGGGACATGAGCTATGGGGCTCGGTCAGGACTAGGAAGGGCATAGGGCGAGAGACCTCACCACAAAGAACTCACTCCGCCTACTCCACGCGCAGACAATACCAGCAGTTGCACTAGACGCGACAAAATGGCTCGGGCACGGCAAACGACTACGGTGAGGTCATGCACtcatgtgtgtgagagagagagaccaaCATGGTCCTTCTCCTTGTTGCGGTGGTCTCACCGGCGAGAAAGGAGATTGATGGTGGTGGGATTTTTCCGGGGGCAGCGGCGATGTCGGCACATGCGAAAGCTTTAGACCAGGTGGCAGCTAGGTTTACGGGGCGGCTCGGCACACAGGAATGCTCTATTTATAGCCACGGGAAACCTCGTGCCACACAATTGAAGATCGATCGTGCGGTGACAGCTAACTCCGGCTCCAGCAGAGTTTATTGGTGAGGAAGGCCACTCTCACTGACGCATGGGCCCCCTAGTTAGCGACTCAGGACAGGGCAGCACGGGCCACGGTGGTTGACGAGCGGGCCTACAGAACAGCGCATGCAGGGTGGGACGAGCGCCGAGGCCCATCAGTGAGGGATATCATGTGGAAAAAGGCCGGGCGGCTGGGCTGTGAGCGCTACCGAGCTGGGTGAAAGCAGACGGGAGACAAGGGCTAGAGCGGGCCAAAAGCCAGGGCAGGCCGATATGCAGAGAAGAAAAAGAGAGGATTTTTCATTTAAACAAGGACTCATATCACTTTTTCAAAATCTTTTTCAAACTAAAATTTGAGACATATTTTGATATTATGTTTTAAAACTATTTTGAGAGTTAAAATACATTTTATCAATAATTTTCAAACTCAAACTTTGAAGTTATTTTTGAAATAGTTTAAACACACTTTTGAAGCTTTATTTTCCAAAAATAGAATAGGGCTTATGAGTGGTTGGATCAAATTTTAGAAATTCATTTTTCACATAACAGAACTAATGCAAAGGCACGAATGCACCAAATATACTTTCATTACTTGTAAAAGTTTTATGAAACATATTTTCTCTCTTTAAGATAACAACAAAATAAATATTCttgaatattttttaaaaaagtatgAAATTCTTTATTTTGTTTAGTATTTTCTATTCACAACTTAAAATAGAAGTCTTGATGTGCGACAGCCATTGGCACCGACATGGCCACTCTATTTTATGAAACTCAAGTACGGTGACCTAAGAGAGGAAGGCTGTGGCGACTAAAGTTGAGCAACGGGCCAGTCCGGCCCAGTATGGCACAATTTGATAGGGCACGGACTCGTATAGTCCGCGTAGCACCGGGTCATGTTTTCAGAGGCCACCGTGTTTGTCCGACGGCCCAGGCACGACACATGGGCCGATTTTCGGGCCGGGACGACCCGAAAAGCATGAGGCCCAATAGT contains:
- the LOC8066148 gene encoding thaumatin-like protein, giving the protein MADHHHSAWTTSGAPRHPLLSCALMALVSFVAAGAGAGPMVLAADAIVFHVANKCPFPVWPASAPNTGHPVLAGGGFYVPPGKSRRVDAPATWNGRFWARTGCNFTANGGVGATGCLTGDCEGRLACNGSVGAPPATLVEVSLHAKGSSYDVSLVDGYNLPVAVSATGTGADPNKCAIAGCAKNVNAVCPPELQVTATGGGGGGGKTVVACKSACLAFGLDAFCCRGAYATPATCRGTVYSRLFKDACPAYYSYAYDTTAATASGCYAQEYVITFCPSRWGDEPGDGAAAAAAAQI